A single Tachypleus tridentatus isolate NWPU-2018 chromosome 9, ASM421037v1, whole genome shotgun sequence DNA region contains:
- the LOC143227148 gene encoding uncharacterized protein LOC143227148 has translation MKVTNLGPLILSFLLVFSPSLSSEEKKESTEDATDNSDKKVSILPAANKLIEMASSLRQTLASNTLPMGLGGLMMGSVLYGMTLVPAVMILLGGGNIGSQLGGVLSSLGGLGKRSVKDQEVNLPLLDAQETKKLINKLHNTFQIWNIKDEECRKFLVCEVYQEVASSGMGPDTDIFFKTLSLIFRPNRKLKSSAQDLPDFDIYYNAARTGLETTDCGAFYSCQNLKKLLLY, from the exons ATGAAAGTTACGAACCTAGGTCCATTGATACTATCTTTTCTCTTGGTGTTTTCACCTTCACTTTCatctgaagaaaagaaagaatCAACTGAAGATGCCACtgataattctgataaaaaagtTTCAATATTGCCAGCAGCCAACAAATTGATCGAAATGGCTAGCTCTCTCCGTCAGACGTTGGCATCTAATACCCTGCCTATGGGTTTGGGTGGTCTGATGATGGGAAGTGTGTTATATGGAATGACCCTGGTTCCTGCAGTAATGATCCTTCTCGGAGGAGGAAATATTGGTAGTCAGTTAGGGGGAGTATTATCAAGTTTGGGTGGACTCGGTAAGAGGTCAGTAAAAGACCAAGAAGTAAACCTTCCTCTTCTTGACGCccaagaaactaaaaaattaataaacaagctTCATAACACCTTCCAGATTTGGAATATCAAAGATGAAGAATGCAGGAAGTTCTTGGTTTGTGAGGTCTATCAAGAAGTTGCTAGCAGCGGAATGGGTCCTGATAcagatattttctttaaaactcttTCTTTAATATTCAG GCCCAACAGGAAACTTAAAAGTAGCGCCCAAGATCTTCCAGATTTCGACATTTATTACAATGCAGCAAGAACCGGTTTGGAAACAACAGATTGTGGAGCATTTTATTCTTGTCAAAACCTtaagaaattacttttatattga